Within the Salmo salar chromosome ssa12, Ssal_v3.1, whole genome shotgun sequence genome, the region ACTGATCACTGTGAGAAACAGAGTGGAGTGGTGGATGGGAGGAAGACTGATGTCATCGACACCCCGGGGCTCTATGACACAACAATGTCTAAAGAAGAGATGAAAAGTGAGATAGAAAAGGCCATCTACATGTCAGTCCCAGGACCCCACGCCTTCCTGCTGGTGATCAGACTGGGGAGGttcacagaggaggagaggaacactgtgaAGTGGATCCAGGAGAACTTTGGAGAAGAAGCCTCAAAGTACACCATCATTCTGTTCACCGGTGGAGACCAGCTGGAGGACAAATCAGTGGTGGAGTTTCTAAGTGAGAGTGAGGAGCTTATGAAACTCGTCAAGGTCTTTAAGGGCAGAAATCATGTCTTCAATAATAAAAACAAGAATGACCACACTCAGGTCCCAGAGCTGCTGAAGAAGATAGATGAGATGGTGATGAAGAATGGAGGACAACACTACACCAATGAGATGTACCAGGAGGTCCAGAGGAAGAtcaaagaagaggaggagaggaagaaacaggagaagaaggagagagaggaggaggagaagaggaaacaggaggaggagaccagaaaACGGGTAGAGAAggcaagagaggaggagaggaagagacaggaggagaagaagagaaaggAGGAGCAGATCAGAAAATGGGTAGAGAAggcaagagaggaggagaggaagagacaggaggaggagaagagaaaggaggagaagaagaaacaggaggaggagatcAGAAAACGGGTAGCGAAggcgagaggggaggagaggatgagacagCAGAGGACGAGGAAGTCGTCGTCAAATGGCTTTTTGGGATTGTTAGCAACTGTTTTCACAGCGGTGGTAGCAGGACCATTAGCAATTCCAGTTGGAGCTGCTGTACTTGCAAATGAAGTAGCTGAACATTTAGACGATTCTGATTAAATGAGGACGAGGAGGCAGTGTGAAGTACCACTCTCTTCCTCATCTTAATGTCAAGTAGTAGCAGTTGATTAATACTGTACAATGACAATCATCAGGGATTGTTCATCACTTTCTAATAGGATCAGTTATTTACCATGTTATTATTCAAAGGCTCagggataataacatactgtaggatGACATTTATAATTCAacaaaaacaaacagacagaaataTCTGAAATCGTGTTTCATTAACTCAGAGATAGATAATACGTTAGAATGGGTAAAGACATTCTAGGTTTCTGGATATCTACAGTATTGATGTATCTACCCTTCTTCCctggtctgtgttctccctctagtctctctctaccctccctccctggtctgtgttgtccctctagtctctctctaccctccctccctggtctgtgttctccctctagcctctctctacccttcttccctggtctgtgttctccctctagtctctctctaccctccctccctggtctgtgttctccctctagtctctctctaccctccctccctggtctgtgttctccctctagtctctctctaccctccctccctggtctgtgttctccctctagtctctctctaccctccctccctggtctgtgttctccctctagtctctctctaccctccctccctggtctgtgttctccctctagtctctctctaccctccctccctggtctgtgttctccctctagtctctctctaccctccctccctggtctgtgttctccctctagtctctctctaccctccctccctggtctgtgttctccctctagtctctctctaccctccctccctggtctgtgttctccctctagtGTCAGAGTTAGTGTTAAACACCACATGATTAACACAGGGAGTAATGTTTTAATGTACTGTACGTCACAACTGTATTCATACTGTACTTCATTACTGTATTTCTACTGTACTTCATTACTATATTTCTGCTGTACTTCATTACTTTATTTCTACTGTTCTTGGGAAAAGAACATTACATTAAAAATTACAAAGAGGGATTTTGTATCGTATACCTACTGAAAGGGATATAGAGGGATTatatattgtataattatagAAGTCTATCAATTTGATTATCTGTATTTTGTGCAGTGCTTGTGCTGTATAATGTTTCATGATTTATCAATCTTTGATGGAAATTTGATGGACAACCTTTAGGCGTTAGTGTTAACTAATTGTTGCATGTATGAGTTCCCCGGAACTTAATCAAAGTGATATCCAGGAAATCCTTTCCTCACATTTCTTTCAAAGAACAAAATCTTTACCACAGATTTATTTCACAtttgagagagcgagtgagagagaaatgTGCTTTGTCATCGTATCGACAACATCAAAATAGCCTTTCAAGACTGAAGTCAGGAGAACTTTGAGATAGTATCAGCCAGCCTAGTTACAGAGTAAACATCCTGTAGCCATTCAACTAGTTTAGAAAAGACAAAACACACGGTTCTGCTCCATTGTTACACTCCCATTGTAAAGTCAAAGGGTTCCATTATATTAGAACACAACTGTACTTTAGAACTAGAAGAGACTCCACTATCAAAATAAGAAATGATGGTCAACTGTATAGACACACataggctgtgattcaatccAATACTGTATAGACACACATGGACTGGGATTCAATCCAATACTGCATAGACACACAAAGGCTGGGATTCATTGGTCAGCCAGAAAAATGTCTGACCATGGATTTGACCCCACTCTCCGAAGAcatctcagggggagttgggatatgcaacaaACACATTCCAATTCCCTCaagtacacactacacactacaagaGTTAAATAGGACAAATATCATACTATAGTCACCATGCTAGTGAGCCTGACCTGAATAATCTCAGGACTGTTTTAATCTTATCATCATGTCAGGTATCTACAGTTTCTCTTTCCCTGTTAGGAAACATGCTTAAACATGTTGTCTTCAAAACAACAGCAAAATACATTCCATACAGCTCCGGTAAAAGTCCAGATAGGTAGCtaaagagaaagaaggaaagacaGTGGGATATGTCACAAATGGCACATCAACTGGtatggggctgcaggtagcctagtggttagagcgttgggtcagtaacagaaaggttgcaagatcgaatccctgaactgacaaggtaaagaactgtcgttctgcccctgaacaagacagttaacccactgttcctaggccgtcattgtaagtaagaatttgttcttaactgacttgcgtagttacataaaaaaaatccctttattgtgcactacttttgaccagggccctagtgaattataaagggaatagggtgccatttgggaagaaaCCTACATGTACCTCCCACAACACAATCCTCCTTCTTAAAGGCAAGAGAGTGAAGCATTCAACTTCACCTGGACTTCTGTGAGGTGGAGAAGAGAGCTGAAGTACCTTTCGTGGGATAAACTTAATTCCTCAAACGTGAGATAGAAAAACCAGCATGGCAGATGAACGTGGTGAGTACTTAATAACAGGTTCATATGGTTATATAGTACTTAATAACAGGTTCATATGGTTATAAAGTACTTAATAACAGCTTCATATGGTTATAAAGTACTTAATAACAGGTTCATATGGTTATATAGTACTTTATAACAGCTTCATATGGTTATATAGTACTTAATAACAGCTTCATATGGTTATATAGTACTTAATAACAGGTTCATATGGTTATAAAGTACTTAATAACAGGTTCATATGGTTATATAGTACTTAATAACAGGTTCATATGGTTATATAGTCCAATAAATAAGAAAAACTGTTATacaattatacatgtattgttTTATGTCAATGCAGTTCCTTTACTAAAGGAGGCAGAGACATCAGACTTCGGTGAGTATGGCTCCATTCCTTTATGGTCAGAAAGATGATCAGATAATTAATAAACCTCAATTCCGGTTAACCTTTTTTTATACTAGAGCAAACAGTATATGCACAGCGTCACCAAGCCAACCAATGTATAGAAACCCAGATCATATTATTCTCTCATTAATAATACATATTCCAGAGTGTACTATGTAATCCTTGAATCAATGTTGCAAAGCTATTAGGACaaaacattttaattccaggttctgTAGATGGATTATACCTACGTGAAAGAACCAGACCCATAGGTGTTTCGTCAGCCTATCCCGTGGAGAATGACAACCATGTAGGTAAGATAACAGTATTGGACAAATAAAACTAGTGGTGCAATAGCGAGTCTTCACTGCTGCTGTTAGCTGAATATGATTCCTGTGGTCCCTGTGCATATAATTGAATTAACTTAGTAACTAACAAATGAAACTACATTACAGTTTGTATTTCCACAGATTCAGAGCAGCCAGCTGATCTGAGGATAGTTTTGGTGGGGAAGACTGGAGCAGGGAAGAGTGCAACAGGAAACCCCATCCTGTGGAAAGATGTCTTTACAGAAGAGGCCTCCTTTGTGTCTGTAACTGCACAGtgtgagaaacagagaggagtggtggatGGGAGTAAGATTGATGTCATCAACACCCCGGGGCTCTATGACACAACAATGTCTCAAGAAGAGATGAAAAGTGAAATAGTCAGGTGTATAGAAATGTCAGTCCCAGGACCCCACGCCTTCCTGCTGGTGATCAGACTGGGGAGGttcacagaggaggagaggaacactgtgaAGTGGATCCAGGAGAACTTTGGAGAAGAAGCATCAAAGTACACCATCTTACTGTTCACTGGTAAAGATCAGTTGAAGGGGAAAACAGTTGAAGAATGGCTGAATCCTTGTGTTGCACTTCAGGAACTGATCAGAAGTTGTTTGGGAAGGTACCATTGTCTCAATAATGATCAGAGGGATGACCGTCTTCAGGTCAATGAGCTGCTGAAGATGATATTAAAGATGGTGGAGATGAATGGAGGAGAGCAATACACCAATGAGATGTACCAGGAGGTTCAGAGAAaattgagagaggaggaggagaggaggagaaaggagatggaggaagagaggaggagaagggaggaggagctaCGGGAGCAAGAAAGGAGGAGACGTGAGGAAGAAAGGAGGAGACGGGAAAATATTGCGATAGGTTTAACGTTCTACAGCAGCTGTTTGGGCAGTAGTAGCTGGGACTAGAGTTCCTGTTGCTGCTGAAGTAGCAGTGGCTATGGGAGCAGGACCTATTCTGTTGGCTGGGGGAGCTGCATGTGGTATAGCAGCTATTGCCATTTCGGTAAAGAAGATAAGACGGTAAAAAACAGTAGTACCACAGATGGAAATGAGCTACTGTACACATCTTCAGAAAT harbors:
- the LOC106564241 gene encoding GTPase IMAP family member 7-like isoform X1 yields the protein MADERVPLLKEAETSDFGSVDGLYLRERTRPIGVSSAYPVENDNHVVCISTDSEQPADLRIVLVGKTGAGKSATGNPILWKDVFTEEASFVSVTAQCEKQRGVVDGSKIDVINTPGLYDTTMSQEEMKSEIVRCIEMSVPGPHAFLLVIRLGRFTEEERNTVKWIQENFGEEASKYTILLFTGKDQLKGKTVEEWLNPCVALQELIRSCLGRYHCLNNDQRDDRLQVNELLKMILKMVEMNGGEQYTNEMYQEVQRKLREEEERRRKEMEEERRRREEELREQERRRREEERRRRENIAIGLTFYSSCLGSSSWD
- the LOC106564241 gene encoding GTPase IMAP family member 7-like isoform X2, which encodes MADERVPLLKEAETSDFGSVDGLYLRERTRPIGVSSAYPVENDNHVDSEQPADLRIVLVGKTGAGKSATGNPILWKDVFTEEASFVSVTAQCEKQRGVVDGSKIDVINTPGLYDTTMSQEEMKSEIVRCIEMSVPGPHAFLLVIRLGRFTEEERNTVKWIQENFGEEASKYTILLFTGKDQLKGKTVEEWLNPCVALQELIRSCLGRYHCLNNDQRDDRLQVNELLKMILKMVEMNGGEQYTNEMYQEVQRKLREEEERRRKEMEEERRRREEELREQERRRREEERRRRENIAIGLTFYSSCLGSSSWD